The following DNA comes from Athene noctua chromosome 1, bAthNoc1.hap1.1, whole genome shotgun sequence.
AAGCTCGAGGAACAATATCTGTAAATTCTGTAATGCACAAACAGCTCCACTAAAGCTATGGGAGACACAACAATGTCATGCTTTTGAGATCATATGAAGTCCTTACACATAAAATTTCTGAACAGTACAGTGTGATAGAGGCTTTACCCCTGTGGCCTGGAGTACTGTATTAACTAGAGGAAACAATTACAGTTATTCTGGTACCACACAACAACATAAAAATGATTAGCTGAGAGTAACTTGCCCTGGGCAAATTTCTTAAGGGGGTCTAGTAGTTTAACTGCTTCACTGCAAAGCTAGATAATGTGTATATCCATCAGCTTTGAGGGAGAAGAAGCAAACTTGTCATAACCCATATGTTTGATCTGTTACCAGCCTGTTAAGGACTCTTGATGAGACCTGCAGGGAGCCATTGGGGTTATTAATATTGAATGGTCATAGTGGTGCATTCCTGTATAAGCAGTATGTACAGTGGGGAGAAGCTTCTGTTTCTGGATGGGATTTTTCTTGCAGGATATTCAGACAGCTATTTATTAAAATACACTACATACTGCCATGGATCGTGTTGTGGAGGCCCAAAAGTGGTGTCATTGACCTAAAAATGAATCGGGCAAATTCATGGTCTGCTTACTCAGTAAGATGGTGCAATTGTGACCTCTGGCTCAGAAAGTCCTAAAAGCTGATGGTCAGCTGAGTGCTGTACTCTGTGCTTGCCTCAGTTCTCACTCTGCTCCTCTAGGCAGCTCATGATGGCCACTAGCTGTAATGGTCGTGGCTACATGGCCCTTTGACTTTATGTGGTACAGCCAGTTTTGTCTCTACCAGACTACAGACGTCTTGTACCAATCTCAAAAGAACATCAGTAATTAGGAAGCTATTGTGGTACTGTATGCACCAGAAAAAGGACACATGTTGCCAGTGGGGCAGCCAACCGTACCCCTGTATTAAAGTCAGCATAACTTTGGGCTTGGGTACCTAGGCTAGGAAGTAAATAAACATATCTGGACATTGAGAAACTGAAAGtggtgtaaaaaagaaaaaaacagtccaTGTTGTGCAAACAGTCTTTGGGATAAGCTGACTAAGCCAGTAGCTGTGCAGATGTCTGCTTTCAAGAGATACAGACAGGGTGAGGGAGTCTGCATGTCAGACAGACAAGTGTCAAGGAGCAACCCAAACTGTGACAGGCCCTCTTTGTATAAACTTTGTGTAAACAGGGTAAGTGGGGCAGCGTGCCAAAGAACAATCCAAACTGGGAGTTACAGTATGTGGGCAAACTGAGTTAAGGTCTTTGCCTCAAAACGACCATCAGACACCCTTCCACAATTGTGCAATGTATTAACATGCATTAGATTTTCTGGAAATAGGCAGCTACTTCTTGGAAATAACATTGAATATTCATTTCTTTTACTGTATATAAGGAGTGTGCCTTTGTGTGCGTGTGCCTCCTTGTGATAGGAGGAATGATCTCCCATGCACCTGGTGCCAAATAAACTAACACCTGCTTTCTAATGCTAAACTGAGCGTTAGAGAGTTCTTCATTTACCAGGTTGTGGTAACAGAAGTAACCTCATACAGAAAGTGCTGGATAGGcctaaaaaggaaaagcagcctgTTACATAATGGTGTTTTGTATTGTGGAGATGAGGAGAGTTGAACAAAAAGGGACCCGTGAGAGGttttgaaatgtgtttatttGTGCCAAGTTAAGGGGTTTCTCTTTCTTAAGTAGCTCACCATCAGTTGGTGGAAATTTTATAATTGCAGCTGTGTGTAAAATACTGGGCCAAGTAAGTATGACTCGGTATGTTGTTACCCTAACTCTGGGCAATGACTTGCTGCCCTGACAGGTACAGGTTGTAGGATGGGAAGCAAGGACAGGGTCTGCATaagaagtcacagaatcacagaatcatctaggttggaaaagaccttgaagatcatccagtccaaccattaacctaacactgacagttcccaatataccatatccctcagcgctatgttgagcTGACTCTTAAACatgcccagggatggggactccaccacctccctgggcagcccattccaacgcctaacaaccccttctggaaagaaatgcttcctaatatccagtctaaacgtttgctggtgcaacttgaggccattacctcttgtcctatcgcttgttacttggttaaagaggctcatccccagctctctgcaacctccattcaggtagttgtagagggtgacgaggtctcccctcagcctcctcgaCGTCTCCGTTGAGGAAGTAGGATAACATGTAATCACATACTTTGTGGCACTCCGCTGGAAAGCGGGAGGAActggggggcaggagcaggcagccgaAGGGCAGCACGGCTGCTAGCGGAGCTGGGGCACTGCTGGAGGGACCCCCAAAGgacggggctggggctggcgcaGTTCGGAGGCAGCCCTGCTGCcggcagggaaggagaaaggcagaTGTGAGATGAGGCATTTACTGCAGGAAGAAGGGAGCAAACATAGCAGCTTCTCTAGCAAGAAATCACAGGCAGGCTCAAAACAGTCCTTGGTTGTACCCTTCTTTTTCTATCCAATGAAGTGGTGTTTGTTCAGCCACCTGACTGAATACGTGAGAAGGGGTCAAAGTGCCTGGTCATCAATTTAGTTCAATTTTCCCAGATTTTTGTGGGGGCTTTAACTGTTACTAGCACGGGCTGTGTTGCGGTCAGCAGTTTACACTGAAGGGTGCTACAATTATACAGGTGCTTGTACCCAACTCTATCCAACCcggttatgctgacaacagactcaGCGAGCAAAATATCTGCCTAAACTGTTCCTTGTCACTATTAGGCTCGGTCACACAGATACAAAAGCTCAGTGTAAAACGGTGCTTAAACACCCCCGCGGTGTCAGGCGCCTTCCCGGGCGAGCAGAGCGCAGTCACGCCGACCCCGGGAGGAAGCTGCCTGCCCCCGCCTGCGGccagccggggccggggccgccggggccagggccggggctgccggggccggggccggggccggggccgggtccCGGCCCCGGAAGCCGTTGGGCGGGGCCaggccgggcgcggagcggcaGCCGCTGGCGGGGGGCGATGGCGGcgccggcccggctcggcccgcgGGTGTCCAGGCGCTGCTAGTCACGGAGGTAGGTCGAGCGGATGAAGAGGGAGCACCCCGGGGGGTAAAAGCAGTGCTAGCCGCCCGGCGTGTGTCAGCCTGCCGGGGAGaaggggctgccccggggggccgggccggccggAGGAGGCGCTCTGTGGAGCCGGGGCACCTCCAGGCTGAAGTGTCCGAGGCTTCTCTGTCCTTCTGCCCTGCGGTAGTGTAGGGTTTATGGCCGGGGGCAGGGGGACGGCACTGGTGTTTTGTACTTTAATTGCCTGCCGATATCCAGAAAGTATCTCGCGTCTTCCCTTTGCAGAAGTCATGTTTGCCTTGGTGTAAAATCTAGCTTTGATGATAAAGCCTAACGTGAGTTGCCCTCTTGAAAGACATTTTCTGCATGTCACAGTGGGACAGCTGGTGCTTGgcctttttgctttccttttatcGAAGACGTTTTCGTCTGCTTTGTAATGTGTGAAACAACAAGAAGGCATACATATCGTTTTCAATTCTAAAAGTATAGTCAGGAAACCTCAAGTTAAAGTGTTGCAGACTTAAGATTTGGTGTAATGTGCTGACAGTGGTTCCTCTGACAGAAGGTGACAGGAGAACCTTGCAGTTGCACACCCATCTCCTTGTTTTGTCAAAAACAGAGCCGGAATTGCAGCTTTCCCTCGTTGTTATGaccttttcaattaaaaaaaccccacgtaataaccaaacaaaaaaaaccctcaacccaTCACTTTGCCATAGTGCCACCTGGTCTGCCAAGACTGACAGTTTTGTTCCAGGATTCTTTTTCAGCAGGACCTAGCTGCTGTTGCACACCCGGGGAAGTTCAGGTGCTGGACACTGAACTGTAGGTCTGGGTTTAATTTTCTTGGGTCTGCTGTGGCAATTTCCAGTGCTATAAGCAGAATTATCGCTTGCTTTGGTCTTGATTCcctccttttaaaaatgaaaacaatgaaatttgCCTGCCTTTGCACGTTCCTGTTGCAAATTGGTGGCAGTATCCCATGAGAAGGTCAAAGGGGCAAAACAGTTATACAGTATAGGCACCTTATGTTCTCTGGACTGCATTCTGGTCTTTGGTGGGAGACCTTCTGCCCCAAATCTCCCACAAGATAAGCCAGATGTTGCAATGTGCCACTATTGTTGAATCATTTTAGAAGATTAATCCCAGGGCCTTGTGGAACAGGTCACAGACCTTGGGTCTTTCTTTGCTTGTGGTTTTTGGTGGcgtttttattgcttttttggttttcttctaatGTTGCTAGCGGTTGTCACATAGTAATGATGCTATAACCCTCACCTTTGACTTTTTCCTGTCTGCCTGTCATCACCACACAGTTTGCATGCTATTAAGCTGTTTCTCCAGAATGTGCAAGAAATAATTACTTAGCAGTTTCAATTGTGCCCTGAATTTTGGTAACTTCATTAGAAGATTTGTTAAAGAAATTACAGTGTAGCTGGTTATACTCATGTGCTGTTGTTCCATTTCTTATTAATACTGAGAATTTAATGCAAGTTTTACAAACTCCTGTAGTTATTTGTGGAGTTCAGGGATTGTATGTGCTGGAGGAAGAAACATAAAATGCCCTTTGCTTCCCTGGTACGTCTTTGCCTTGTATCTCTTTATGTAAGATAAAACTGGAGCAAGTTCATCCCCTAGGGCTTGTCTGCCTTGGGAAATCTGGGGATAGCACAGAAAGTgttaaaggaaacagaaatagtTGGTTGGTTGTCTTGGAAAAACTGCTTTTGTACTGTGTATCTTTTCCCTGTCTGCAGGCAGGGGTCAGCTCCAAATGGAGAGCTATTAGGGCCCAGCTGAGGGGCACTGAGTTACCAGTGTTCCCCTGTACAATGATTATTTTTACGTTGGAGTCTGTCTCAGTGTATGTAATCTTGGGAAGCTACTTCTGACTTTGTCTACCTGTGCGCACTATCCCTTGTTACAGTGGCACCTTATTTCTTTAAGCAAGcctttaattttcatatttcaaaacTCCAGCAAATTTCTTGGAAAGGGAAGATGTTTGCATCGTTTCTTGTGCTGTTTGAAGTTATATGTTGGAGGGTTTCACTTCATGTAGTGTCACTTTGTTTCTTTCTAattaaaagttttggtttttttgaaggGATCCCTCCTTTGTTGCTGCCTGACCAGTGTGTCCTTTAAATACGCTCCAGCAGTATTCAACAAAACTGACAAACTTAAACTGGAGGAGGGAAGATGGCATCCTTGGCTGAACTGGGGAAGACAGTCAGTAACCCGGTAACTCCTGTCATGTCAACAATTTCTTCCTTGGGAAATGAGACTttgctgttttatgtcaaaagtACTTGTACTGTTTTGCACAGTGAGgggttgttgtggtttgagcccagagggcaactgagcaccaggaaGCTGCTTGctcagaaatgggaaggaaaaaataaaaacaaaaggctctggaattgagataaggacagggagagatgacaCACCCCCTATTatggcaaaagacagactttttaggggaagaaaaaaagaacatcgATTTCATTCAAACACCATCACCACTGCAACTTAATTTaacaatcagagtaggacagtgagaaatagaACCAcgttcccccacccctcccttcttcctgggctcaggtttgctcccgatttctctacctcttcctctgcagcagtacagggggacagggaatgggggttgcagtcagttcatcacacattgtctctgctgctccttcctcttcagtgggaggactcctcacactcctcctcctgctccagcgtggggtccctcccacgggagacagtcctccatgaactttttccaacatgagtccctcccatgggctgcagctcttcctgaactgctccagtgtgggtccctcccatgcaggcagtcctcccagcaacaaaCTGCTGAAGTacaggcttcccacagagtcccagccttcttatCAGGCACAggctcctgctccagcgtggcgtcctccatgggctgcaggtgggcatctgctccaccatggaccctcatgggctgcaggggcacagcctgccctctcgcCACAGGCTGCAGCGAGGGGTgtgtctgctccagcacaccctTCCCTgaccccttcctcctttcttccagtgacCCTGGTGTTTGCAAATGAAGTTTTGTGCAATGTGTGGATAGCTGAGAAGGGAAGTGGCGAGAGGGTAGAAAAGGATGTGTATCTTCTGGCAGAAATGGTCGACACTCTGGATTTAGACAATTTTTGCTGTCATTCCCCTTACCCTCCTCAAAAATTCACAAGAATATGTGTCAGCAAATGTATCAGCTTTTCACATCATCTGGTTTTCCATGATAATATATATagatagtaaaaaaataaaaatctcagcttGTCCTTTTATGGTCCAATAATCCATTCAAGAATAGTATTTCCagtctgttcatttttttttgttgttaaattaCTGAAACTCTTATTTGCAACTGATCTTTCATTTCAAAAATGTCCTAAAATCTTATACACTATTCCACAGACCAGggatttttttgggaaaaaaatccagaaaacaacCTTGGCAGAAATTTTTGTCTGCTAACCAGAGCAAATGCAACATGTGCCAccttatatttccttttttaatctaAAGCACAGGTGATGAGATGCAGACTTCTAGCTTTGCTTCAAGTCGGTCTCCTGTGAACTTCCACAGTTTTCTCTTAAGgtgctccccttccctccctgaaGTGCTGGGTGCATCAGCTCTAGGTCAGGGTAGGACTTCTGTCAGCATGTCTGAGCCTTTGCCAGAGCGCTGTGttggtgtgtgtgtggcttttatTTTAACTGACATGTCCTCTCCATGGCTTAACAACTCCTACCATGCTGCCACTTCAGTTTAGCATAATGTGCATGTGTTACCTTCTTCAGTTATTGATATGGAAGAAAAGATAGGCAGGCTTTGAGCCAGATTGCTTATTGTAGATATCATAAAGACCAAGAACAGGGCTATTTCAGTGCACCTTGCAGTTCTTAGCTCAGTAGGATGAGGTATTTTGTTGTGTTTATCACGTAGTTTTTAACTGCGAAGACATTCTGTGACACAGTCTCTTCCTGTCACTGTTTTCCGAACTGGAGCAAGAACAAGCAAAAGGCAGCTACTGTAGTCTGGGATCAGAAGTGTTGTGGAAGGTGTCTTCTGCTACCAGCAAAGGGCTGATTAATGGTCAGCCCTTGGCAATGACCTAATTTGAAGTGAATCCTCTTTATTAAAAGTGAGGCAATAAAATATTACCACTCTTCATTTGAGAGCTAGGAATGGAGGCTGGAAATTTTAGTTTTCGTTTTATCTGACAAGCTTggtttttataggaaaaaaataggctgggtttttccttcctcttgtgGTGGGTGTTTAAGTGCTTTTctactgtttcttttaaattaaatgctaGTTGTGTTTCTTTAAATGTGTTAGATCTAACTAAGtattagaatattattttttaaactactgtggatttttttcctccatcacaaaatgttatttgaatttatttttttttccaccctcttCTAGACCATTCCATATGTTGAGACAATACATGGTGGCCTTGTTCCTGGAAATATGATTGTGATACATGGGACTGTTCCTGATGATGCAGACAGGTAGTGGCTACAGTGTCACTTTTTGCAGTGTCACCATGTGAACAAGAATGTAATGGATAAAATGTTTCCAGGGGTCCTACTTATGATGGTACACAAAGACTTGATCTAAATCCTTGTGATAGCATCAAAATGAATGCAGGCTGAAGGGGTTAATGAAAGCTTTGTGATAAGAAGTGGAGGATgaactgattttttgttttctgttgatcctctcttctctcttttgctttgtctgctttggcaattttttttttccctgtcatagCATATATCTCCTTGTCTAAAGAGGTTATCTGAGACTAACAAAATTGATAACTGAATGTGTTGTGTGAAGGAATTAACTGAAACTGGGATAAGGAGGTAGGGACTAGTGCACGTGCCCAGTACGGGGGTTCTGTTACCTGACTTTCCCCAAGGTTCGTTTAGTTACTCTGCTGAAGGTGATGGGAGGTAAGATGGTGAACACAGTGAGGACCTTTCATGATATGAATGATGGCCATTAaagaaatacttaaatattttagttCATTGTAATAAATCATGGGACAACCTTTCACAAATGTGTAGGAGTTGGAtgaatatgtttggttttttaacttaTCCAACAACACGTCATATCTGCCTGTTCTGAGGCTCCACAGTAAAACACAAGTGTATGGAACTTATAGGTGATTTTTTTGACAGACTGACCTGAATGTGGTTTGTCTTATTTTTATGATTAGATTCCAGGTGGATTTACAGTGTGGCAGCAGTACAGAGCCTCGAGCTGATGTGGCATTTCACTTCAACCCCCGCTTCAGAAGGTCTGGCTGCATTGTTTGCAACACTCTAGAGAGGGAAAAATGGGGCTGGGAGGAGATCACTTACGAGATGCCCTTTAAAAAAGGGGAGTCATTTGAGATTGTTATCACGGTTTTAAAGGATAAATTCCAGGTGAGTCTGGGTCAATTCTTTATCTATACTCGGTTGTCAGGCCAATAAGAGAGAGTTATTTTGTATACTTAAAATAAATAGTTGGAAGCCTTGGTTTCTCTGTTACCTAGGTATAGTCTAACTACAGAAAAGtttagaagtttttctttaaagCCATGCTAAGTAAATCAGACCTTTAATTATGTATTGTTTCCCTTTAAGTTGGATGAGTAAGTGAGTAACTTCCTGTCACAGCTAATGGGTACTCCACCCTTCCCTTCTTAGCTCAAAGTGCTGACCTTAGGATAAGCCTGTTTTTTGTCTAGTGTAGGACAGTCCTCTTGGAGGAAAAATGTGAGGTGTATTTGTCTTGCTCTGTTAGACTGCAATAGTAGAGTCTATTAGATTGGTAATACTACGTTGGTAAATGAGCAGGTGATAGAGGCAAAAAGTGTGAAATGCAAATTTTAGTGTAGGCAAATGAATCTCCCTAATAGTGATGAAAAGAGGGACTGAATCATGGATGAGCTGAACTTAGTTGCTCTGAAGTTTCTAGGATACTTCCTCCTTCTGGACCAACCAGTGTGAAACAGAGATACATGCATACAATTTGATACATGGCTGGAGTAGTCTATGTTTAAtacaattttccttttttgtttcctgtctcTTTAGGTGACTGTAAACAAGAAGCACTTGCTGCTCTACAACCACAGAGTGAGCCTTAGAAAAATAGATACTCTTGGAATATACGGCAAAGTGCAGATCAAAACTATAGATTTTGTTTCTAATGTAAGTTACATAGAGAGCTgacttgtttccttttctctgtcttgttGAACTGCAGAGTAGGATTTATGGTGAAAAGGAGGTAAAGAAAAGCAGCTGCGCAGTTTAACATCAGTTTGcaaatgatttttttccctgtgtttcaaCATGTGAGTGTCGTGTGAGGATCTCTGTCTTCCTGTTTTAGTCTTGAGGTTAGGGGCTAAAGGGTGACAAAGTTTACCTCTTACTTAGTTAACAGGACGGATGGTATAAGAATTGATTGGATCTAGGGATGGATTAGACTTCAAATATTTGCAGTAGCTCCAAAGTGAATTATTGTTGTTTAGAAACACTGAATACTAAGTTCAGCCACAGCTCTAACTGCTTGTGCACATAACCCTGGTCTTTCTGCTAAAATGACTTGAGTTGTTGAATGAATTGAGGAGGAGGAGTGTActtttatttttggggggtgagAAGAGGTATCCTTTCATGAAGACTTTGTGGCTTGATTTGCACTTGGACTAAACTGCAGTGAATTCAAAGTGAATGCAGTGCtgtgcttcctctcagctgccAGCTCTGCTAGAGAAAGTAAACCAACAGGGAGCAGTTGAATAACATATTCCCCTGTGCAGGAAGAGAGATTCTTCTGCTCTGGGAGGGTGAGACTTTAGACCAGAAGTGGAAGGTGATAAGTTCTAGGGAGATACAGAAGGTGAatgccttttccctttcttcttgcCACTTGTTAAGGTGGCCTACCTACTCCTGTGTAATATTCTGCGTCTGTTCTGTCCCATCCTCACTACATTGTGGGCAAAGCTTGAGTCTCTTGCTGCCAAACATCGGGTCTAACTCAGGTCAGCAGACGAATAACTATTGATAGAAGGTGGGGATTTGGGCCCGAGTGGAATGGGTCTAAGCTTTAGAGATATATCTACTCACTGATCATTTGCAAAGCCTGTGTACAGACTTTTATGGTCTCCATTACTTGGCCTTGGGCATGCTGCCAGAATAGTGTTACTTCAAAGCTGTCTGAGTCTTGGTCTTGGAGGACTGACTCTGAGAAGAGCTTGGGGGCAAGCAGGTGCTGTATGTTGGTTTCTGTCGCAAGCACGAAACAACACGGTTGCTTTAGTCTGTGGTTGCTGATGCTGTATCCTTTGGGGAAGAGGAGTGGAGAAAGgcaatttttccctttttgtctttgcttctaATATACTCTTCCGAGGAGGAAGATGGAGGCTTGTATTGAAACAAACAGGCTGAAGACAGAGTCTGCCAGGGTTAGGCTGGAATTGTATCTCTGCATGGCCATGTTGCTCATCTGTCCTTCCCATGGGAAGAGACGGGGATGCAGGGGGCTGCTTAGAATCCCAAGACCCCATGCATGGACCTGCCCTGCTGGTATTCCTACCCCAGTGAGGAAGGCTCAGTGGGTACCCTCAGAGGGTAAGGGCTTAACAGTGCTCTGACTGTTAAATAAAGACTCTAACTGTAATGAGGTGGTCTAGAAATCTCGATTTGGCTTCAACAATTGATCTTCAGGACTTTTCCTGGGTTTGTAAGGGTTTGGCTGTCTTTATTTACCATAGCTCTGGATTTCCATGTTAACAGTTCATGCTTCAAAGAAGCACAGATCCTCATATGGTTCTAAACCAACTTTATGTTAAAGTGCTATGATGTTAGCAGTGGCATCCAAATACCTCTCTTTCTGCAATCTTTACAAAGTTCTCAGTCATCATCTCTAGGAGTAACAaagataaacacagaaaatgtacTTATCTTTGTAAAAGGTTGAGTGAATCTCCCTGTTGTCTGATAAGCTAGTTAATGTTTGCTTTCTCTTGCAGGTGGAAATGCCAGATGGCTCACAATTTGTAAGTGTCTCTTGTAGACTTGTGGCAAATGTGAAGAGtaaaaaagatcaaaataaaaAGATCTCAATTATTCATGAAAAAGCATGCACAGAACAAGGGAATTGAGATGATCATCAGTGAGGTTTTTTAGAGAGTAATCCTCTTTGCTGCTGCTAGTAGAAGTGAAGCTATTTGTTAAATTGTTTAGAAAACCCAAAAGATAAACACAGCATTCACAGCCATAAACAGAGAAATAGAAAGTGAGGTACCTGAAGTTTTGAAGAACCAAATCacatcaaaactttttttttcaaataaacatacTTACTTTCCTCTGCCTTACGGAATACCTGCAAAACAAAAGTAATCTGCAGTCATATTACACCAGCTGGCCTTATGTTAATGTGTGTATCTCAGAATCTGTCTGACTACATCTTCCTCTTGCTGACAGATCCATGCATATCCTGAATATGCTTCAGGTGGCTGGATGCAAGCATCGCACCTTAGGGTTAGAACTTGCACCCAGCTAGCATGGAGCATAGATGGAAGGGGTGCTCATCTTTTAGCAAAAAGCTGTACAGGTGGTCAGTATCCAGACTGGAGTAAGGACCATGTTCAAACTGAAAAGGGGTTGGAAACCAGGAATGTGTATAAATAGCATCTGTGGAGAAGGTGCAGTTGCAGTGAGTGCCATGATTTTAGTTGCCTTGTCACTTGACAGTCTGCcttcttcagtcttcttttttcaaaaccaaataacATGCAATATTGTCATTTGCAAGTGGTGGACTTCAACAAAAGAATAAA
Coding sequences within:
- the LGALS8 gene encoding galectin-8, whose product is MASLAELGKTVSNPTIPYVETIHGGLVPGNMIVIHGTVPDDADRFQVDLQCGSSTEPRADVAFHFNPRFRRSGCIVCNTLEREKWGWEEITYEMPFKKGESFEIVITVLKDKFQVTVNKKHLLLYNHRVSLRKIDTLGIYGKVQIKTIDFVSNVEMPDGSQFEVPYVWNLDAALCVGCTVLIKGEVNKNAKSFAIDLKPSDSKDIALHLNPRVKNKVFVRNSYLRDSWGEEEKEISNFPFSPGMYFELIIFCDAHGFRVAVNGVHMLEYKHRFKQLGKINKVEISGDIKILDVRRA